A section of the Chryseobacterium scophthalmum genome encodes:
- a CDS encoding AHH domain-containing protein — translation MKTAKPVEKDSKVQQSQTKNQRQKEPSVIPLSEVEVGGVQTQKSEESKGNSGSGNLNGSIVSVHGSQTIYDQGSEIMYGKLQESLAQTGDINHPDTKEIEKGYMTTLNIDQARDYNDLKSGTYLPKTVQEQAANHQESKKDKEVKPKQKAKSVSKGKTDASLADLSSSPATQLVSGFNTVQNSSTALLNSQTEKAKGELPKVNAKIGSAFSGSKAKGKAGKDKTVAKSGKKTVKSATQKPKSKEVSFPQSEPLKKVSYSFNSAGAKNGTFERQAHDQLRGIQLNTSAIPTKMQQSANLDLSGEADTEHLSIEQNDAAQDMGIKKNQAAKDIHKDYGENSIIKKPNDETLKSSRKITSKAVKKQPIDALKLDGIDEASINAQFEPIIQSKIGAETEKYQTAELEHNQKVLEQEKSSENQINEEKNKSQEKQLKSVKDAQADVNQSRTEWQNELNKTETDFAKKSSNQAKTTLGNIKTEKSRGEAAAQGHIDYANKEALKKKEVADKDAKAKKAEEDKKSGGFFGWVADKATAFINALKDALNFIFTKLREAVKVLFEAAKKLVLAALEIARKAIVGFIKGFASLLKGFLDFALAAFPGIRDRLKAKIDKYVAVAEKFVNETFEVFKKAVVAIIDFLAEAVDTLIGALQDLYNLILDVVNFIVSGIIKILEFIFNLNVAAAMSVLEFFGALAEEALGGNPAKPLQDVEVPTGQEKAWASAMGAETESKVTEEGKSSINDAIPVLTKSKLDDDDVVLEPYPAVSVDKDFMKSLPDLKDGEKLELGGAGSNSVTTKQFQGSAAFDAGYSIHNEEENMEQVSSVAETADQTQKDSKPDWRHMSDEEKLKEYNDQMLVQSAKEGDAEPSSQKATPEATEDNSPEALITKTGRLNAGRRLQFMGEQMLTGIKVFWNKYKAWIIAGFVAALVAIAAILIFSGGAALGAVVSALGEALTLIFGAIAVYRAMGMLWDYVKKAWAGDKEGAAKSLATAFAIIVVEFFIEKIMAGMGKVYKRMLKAFKANKLGRAARTTLAFVKRTQRRTRDLLKKGMTRLRGTRVAIYLEKITVKGANKLDDLRNKILTKFGFKKIWLEKHGKFIQLWGEFNPKVLLMEEGELTSRDLTEEELLEIKNRRLDNKVIGEKLDNGGVVVSDSFAKDFMEGKSSKTLDDLQNMDAEDIRKLSGNVEGTKELRKGIGGLQPKNFQAHHVIPRELEKTFSNFFSDIGFNIENGKINGIMVPPSDEVLRVAKLDVDIPIGNEFDDYARHLGSHPDYTRIIEEKIIKIERDFRKGALTEEKAYQKLIDITNSAKNAIKNGNGSKVNDLIF, via the coding sequence ATGAAAACAGCAAAACCTGTAGAAAAAGACAGTAAAGTCCAACAAAGCCAGACTAAAAATCAACGGCAAAAAGAACCATCGGTTATACCTTTATCTGAAGTAGAGGTAGGAGGCGTACAAACCCAAAAGTCTGAAGAATCAAAAGGTAATTCCGGATCAGGAAACCTTAATGGAAGTATCGTATCTGTTCATGGCTCGCAAACCATTTACGACCAAGGCTCAGAAATAATGTATGGAAAACTTCAGGAAAGTTTGGCTCAAACTGGTGATATCAATCATCCCGATACTAAAGAGATTGAGAAAGGTTATATGACAACCCTGAATATTGATCAGGCACGTGATTACAATGATCTTAAATCGGGAACTTATTTACCAAAGACCGTACAAGAACAAGCTGCAAATCATCAAGAGAGCAAAAAAGACAAGGAAGTAAAGCCGAAACAAAAAGCAAAATCGGTGAGCAAAGGTAAAACTGATGCTTCTTTGGCTGACTTGTCAAGTTCTCCGGCTACGCAATTGGTTAGTGGTTTTAATACGGTACAAAATAGCAGTACTGCACTTTTAAATAGCCAAACCGAGAAAGCAAAAGGAGAACTTCCAAAAGTGAATGCAAAAATAGGAAGTGCTTTTTCCGGATCTAAAGCAAAAGGTAAAGCCGGTAAAGATAAAACCGTGGCAAAATCAGGCAAGAAGACAGTGAAATCTGCAACTCAAAAACCTAAGTCAAAAGAAGTCTCTTTCCCGCAAAGCGAGCCGTTGAAAAAAGTAAGCTATTCTTTTAATTCGGCAGGTGCTAAAAACGGAACTTTTGAAAGACAGGCTCATGATCAGCTTAGAGGGATTCAGCTAAATACTTCTGCAATTCCTACAAAAATGCAACAAAGCGCAAATTTAGATCTTAGTGGAGAAGCAGATACAGAACACTTATCAATTGAGCAAAATGATGCTGCACAAGATATGGGTATCAAAAAAAATCAGGCTGCAAAAGACATTCATAAAGATTATGGTGAAAACAGCATTATCAAAAAACCAAACGATGAGACCCTTAAATCCTCTCGTAAAATAACTTCCAAAGCTGTTAAAAAACAACCTATTGACGCTTTAAAACTGGATGGCATTGATGAAGCTAGTATCAATGCTCAATTCGAACCTATTATTCAATCAAAAATAGGAGCCGAAACGGAGAAATATCAAACGGCAGAATTAGAGCATAATCAAAAAGTACTGGAACAGGAAAAATCTTCTGAAAATCAAATAAATGAAGAAAAAAATAAATCGCAGGAAAAACAGCTGAAATCTGTAAAAGACGCTCAGGCAGACGTTAATCAATCAAGAACTGAATGGCAAAATGAGCTCAATAAAACAGAGACTGATTTTGCGAAAAAATCGAGCAACCAGGCCAAGACAACATTAGGCAATATAAAAACGGAGAAAAGCAGAGGTGAAGCTGCAGCTCAAGGTCATATTGATTACGCTAATAAAGAAGCGCTTAAGAAAAAAGAAGTCGCAGATAAAGATGCTAAAGCAAAAAAGGCTGAAGAAGATAAAAAAAGCGGAGGCTTCTTTGGTTGGGTTGCCGATAAAGCTACAGCATTTATTAATGCCCTCAAAGATGCACTGAATTTTATTTTTACCAAACTCAGAGAAGCGGTAAAAGTTCTTTTTGAAGCTGCCAAAAAATTAGTTTTAGCAGCATTAGAAATAGCCAGAAAAGCAATTGTAGGCTTTATCAAAGGTTTTGCTTCGTTGTTAAAAGGTTTCTTAGACTTTGCTTTGGCGGCGTTCCCTGGTATCAGAGACCGACTAAAAGCCAAAATAGACAAATATGTAGCAGTTGCCGAAAAATTTGTAAACGAAACATTTGAAGTCTTCAAAAAAGCAGTTGTTGCTATTATTGATTTCTTGGCAGAAGCAGTAGATACACTTATTGGCGCACTGCAAGATCTTTACAATCTTATTCTCGATGTGGTTAATTTTATTGTATCAGGAATTATAAAAATATTGGAATTTATATTTAATCTGAACGTGGCTGCTGCAATGTCTGTTCTTGAATTCTTCGGAGCATTGGCAGAAGAAGCATTAGGAGGCAACCCGGCAAAACCACTTCAGGATGTAGAAGTTCCTACAGGTCAGGAGAAAGCATGGGCTTCTGCAATGGGAGCAGAAACTGAAAGTAAAGTTACTGAGGAAGGAAAATCATCTATAAATGATGCAATTCCGGTCTTAACCAAATCTAAACTGGATGATGATGATGTCGTTTTAGAACCTTATCCTGCAGTTTCTGTGGATAAAGATTTTATGAAATCTTTACCGGATTTGAAGGACGGAGAAAAATTAGAATTAGGAGGAGCGGGATCAAACAGCGTGACTACAAAACAATTCCAAGGGTCGGCTGCTTTTGATGCAGGATATAGTATTCATAACGAAGAAGAAAATATGGAACAAGTATCGAGTGTTGCTGAAACCGCTGATCAAACTCAAAAAGATTCTAAACCAGATTGGAGGCATATGAGTGATGAAGAAAAACTCAAAGAATATAATGATCAAATGCTTGTTCAGTCTGCCAAAGAAGGTGATGCTGAACCATCATCTCAAAAAGCAACCCCTGAAGCTACGGAAGACAATTCTCCTGAAGCGCTTATTACCAAAACAGGAAGATTAAATGCAGGACGCAGACTGCAATTTATGGGTGAGCAAATGTTAACCGGGATAAAAGTATTCTGGAATAAATATAAAGCATGGATTATTGCAGGATTCGTCGCTGCATTAGTTGCTATTGCTGCTATTCTTATCTTCAGTGGAGGCGCTGCTTTGGGTGCTGTTGTTTCAGCTTTAGGAGAAGCATTAACACTTATTTTTGGAGCTATTGCAGTGTATCGAGCAATGGGAATGTTATGGGATTATGTGAAAAAAGCCTGGGCAGGAGATAAAGAAGGTGCAGCCAAATCATTAGCTACTGCATTTGCCATTATTGTTGTAGAGTTCTTTATCGAGAAAATTATGGCGGGAATGGGCAAAGTATATAAGCGTATGCTAAAAGCCTTTAAAGCCAATAAGCTTGGGCGAGCTGCTAGAACTACTCTTGCTTTCGTAAAAAGAACGCAACGAAGAACAAGAGACCTTCTTAAAAAAGGAATGACCAGGTTACGAGGTACAAGGGTTGCAATATATCTTGAAAAAATAACGGTAAAAGGTGCCAATAAATTGGATGATCTTCGTAACAAAATTTTAACTAAATTCGGGTTTAAGAAAATTTGGCTTGAAAAGCATGGGAAGTTTATTCAGCTTTGGGGTGAATTTAATCCAAAAGTTCTTTTAATGGAAGAAGGAGAACTTACCTCCAGAGATTTAACAGAAGAAGAGCTTTTAGAAATTAAAAACAGAAGACTTGATAATAAAGTAATAGGTGAAAAGTTAGATAATGGAGGAGTAGTTGTTTCAGATAGTTTTGCAAAAGACTTTATGGAAGGGAAATCCAGCAAGACTCTTGATGATTTACAAAATATGGATGCAGAAGACATTCGTAAATTATCTGGAAATGTTGAAGGAACTAAAGAATTAAGAAAAGGAATAGGAGGTTTGCAACCAAAGAATTTTCAGGCTCACCATGTAATACCAAGAGAATTAGAGAAGACCTTCAGTAATTTTTTCAGTGATATTGGATTTAATATTGAAAACGGAAAAATAAACGGAATCATGGTTCCTCCAAGTGATGAAGTATTAAGAGTTGCCAAATTAGACGTTGATATCCCTATTGGAAATGAGTTTGATGATTATGCGAGACATTTAGGAAGTCATCCGGATTATACGAGAATAATAGAGGAGAAAATTATAAAAATAGAACGAGATTTCAGAAAAGGTGCATTAACAGAAGAGAAAGCATATCAAAAATTAATTGATATTACAAATTCTGCCAAAAATGCAATAAAGAACGGAAATGGATCAAAAGTTAACGATTTAATATTTTAA
- a CDS encoding S24 family peptidase has translation MNYLEFKEIRKKLKMKQADIAKSIGVGTRAVQYWEKGERKIPETTAYFVTNLLQEQENKLNDGASPVVFSDLKIMNVPLANQYAQAGYLHNFADEEYIESLPTIPFTDDVEHRGEYMCFEVKGDSMDNGSYESYLEGDIILCRNIRHDYWMSKLHYDKWDFVIVHKEKGILVKRIVNHDVERGIITLHSLNEYYEDFEIHLQDVAKLFNIISTRRKNNRR, from the coding sequence ATGAACTATTTAGAATTCAAAGAAATCAGAAAGAAACTAAAGATGAAGCAGGCTGATATAGCAAAATCTATAGGTGTTGGTACCAGAGCTGTACAATATTGGGAGAAAGGCGAACGAAAAATACCGGAAACCACCGCTTATTTTGTAACCAATCTATTACAGGAGCAAGAAAACAAATTAAATGACGGTGCATCACCTGTTGTTTTCTCAGATTTAAAAATCATGAATGTTCCTCTTGCCAATCAATATGCACAAGCCGGCTATTTGCACAACTTTGCTGATGAAGAATATATAGAAAGCTTACCTACAATTCCTTTTACTGATGATGTAGAGCACCGAGGTGAATACATGTGTTTTGAAGTGAAAGGAGACAGCATGGACAACGGATCTTACGAAAGCTATCTGGAAGGCGATATTATTTTGTGCAGAAACATAAGACATGATTACTGGATGAGCAAGCTGCATTACGACAAATGGGATTTTGTAATTGTTCATAAAGAGAAAGGAATTTTGGTAAAACGAATCGTCAACCACGATGTTGAGAGAGGCATTATCACCCTACATTCTCTAAATGAATACTACGAAGATTTTGAAATCCATCTGCAGGATGTTGCAAAGCTTTTTAATATTATCAGCACAAGAAGAAAAAACAACAGAAGATAA
- a CDS encoding PKD domain-containing protein: MDNQLKNISTQYRKFTKGQYVKSPQFNEFLDFFEDQDRLSRVMLQGVGIVCGLKPQPIYLSGQLDKILLSQGVALTTDGDLLTLNKTNEVSKELYMSDLKTINLENKQYTYFKVYDNFKVRYPSFSIGATGQIELWELATAEEANSDFQPINNLSNLEDKYLLLYLESYEKEIKPCRGVDCDNHGIQQIRNLKVLVTTAEGINYILERDQIQKHPLFIENILEEVKQERVIVERLILDRGIDAQFSSSEVKDLYRNVLVKNNYGKNIFEKINAISNLIGISAVDHQNFKNKLEECFGQKAGFQYAYDVVKDLSDTYSEIIKLLPKAFTKCLPDLVSFPKHIMLGKLTSNIQLDSTRHQFYNSPVLDDDKATKKVILLINRFKQQVQNFRYSDDFENEAQIKITPSQKLNPLSNKAIPFYYQITEEFLKVWNFDKTSNRSSGENLGYDAGLLSSEMHIQNPLDFNIDTNSFYNIEGHQGMDYYEAFEKIKQIRDKQQLGFDIMGLSFGELKGNKDMFKAYFNEYVDKNPGLEHHRGAGKGDTFILVYEIIGRATRVIADFSLPYICCTPKIDVKLTLPDPVICSKAAPVPFTVFPMNGDVRAVIDGRLIEGIDIIDGKYFFNPTLVNSDFYNQDISFTVNGKMTDCTIRVIPQSFMKVDVESVTPTEDSTGTTVKFKISELGFKDYTYTWDFWDNGNWVNLNPDSEGFVTYVFRDLNPDVIPTIKVDVSLNGCIQNIALDDWYKETPVQLRLSKDVICSTSPSIPFMVSPENGVVKADVVGGGVEIKDGKYVFNPQLVNVSLHGLVINFTVNDKPTSCSIKVNTQPEVSISVVSAAYPTGSSNQTEVKFYISGNPFKNFTYSWDFLGNDHWETRNPDDKRNVIYSFSDLNRENVPIVKVKISNGDCVQDIFINNDWYNPPAPTVTIDGVEFSRDNCCERITPIVKADIKGPIEFPLSSKEDLILEGIGEGPSTLIYSWAKIKGPKVTLVGANQANLTVKNLVAENYAFQLTVLNLESGVFAKKEIGVRVYSDDR, encoded by the coding sequence ATGGATAATCAATTAAAAAATATATCAACCCAATACCGCAAATTCACTAAAGGACAATACGTAAAATCTCCCCAATTCAATGAGTTTTTAGATTTTTTTGAAGATCAGGATCGTTTGTCTAGAGTAATGTTGCAAGGAGTAGGTATTGTATGTGGTCTCAAACCACAACCTATTTACTTAAGCGGTCAATTAGACAAGATACTACTTTCTCAGGGAGTGGCTCTTACCACAGACGGAGATTTACTTACTTTAAATAAAACAAATGAGGTGAGTAAAGAGTTGTATATGAGTGATTTAAAAACTATTAATTTAGAAAATAAACAGTATACATATTTTAAAGTCTATGACAATTTCAAAGTAAGATATCCTTCGTTTAGCATTGGAGCTACTGGTCAGATTGAGCTTTGGGAATTAGCAACCGCTGAGGAAGCAAATTCAGATTTTCAACCTATCAATAATCTTTCAAATTTAGAAGACAAATATTTGTTGCTGTATTTAGAAAGCTATGAAAAAGAAATCAAGCCTTGTAGAGGAGTAGATTGCGATAATCACGGAATACAACAAATTAGAAACCTAAAAGTATTAGTTACTACAGCAGAAGGAATTAATTATATTCTTGAAAGAGATCAAATTCAAAAGCATCCTTTATTTATTGAAAATATATTGGAGGAAGTAAAACAAGAGCGAGTGATTGTAGAACGTCTTATTTTAGACAGAGGAATCGATGCGCAGTTTTCATCTTCAGAGGTAAAAGATTTATATCGCAATGTTTTAGTAAAAAATAATTACGGTAAAAATATTTTTGAAAAAATCAATGCGATCTCTAATCTCATAGGAATTTCAGCCGTTGATCATCAAAATTTTAAAAACAAATTAGAAGAATGTTTTGGTCAAAAAGCAGGTTTTCAGTATGCTTATGATGTTGTAAAAGACTTGTCAGATACTTATTCTGAAATTATAAAGCTGCTTCCTAAAGCATTTACAAAGTGTCTTCCTGATTTGGTTTCTTTTCCTAAACACATCATGCTTGGGAAATTAACTTCAAACATACAATTAGATTCCACAAGACATCAGTTTTATAATTCGCCTGTTTTAGATGATGATAAAGCGACAAAAAAAGTCATATTATTGATTAATCGTTTTAAACAACAAGTACAAAACTTCAGATATTCTGATGATTTTGAAAATGAGGCGCAAATTAAAATTACACCATCTCAAAAATTAAATCCTCTTAGCAATAAAGCGATTCCTTTCTACTATCAAATTACAGAAGAGTTTTTAAAAGTGTGGAATTTTGATAAAACAAGCAACCGATCTTCTGGAGAAAACTTAGGCTACGATGCTGGTTTGTTGTCATCAGAAATGCATATTCAAAATCCGCTGGATTTTAATATTGATACAAATTCGTTTTACAATATTGAAGGTCATCAAGGGATGGATTATTACGAGGCTTTCGAAAAAATAAAGCAAATCAGAGATAAACAACAGTTAGGATTTGATATTATGGGCCTTTCTTTTGGAGAGCTAAAAGGCAATAAGGATATGTTTAAAGCTTACTTCAATGAGTATGTGGATAAAAATCCTGGATTGGAGCATCATCGCGGTGCAGGAAAAGGAGATACTTTTATACTAGTTTATGAAATTATTGGAAGAGCAACAAGAGTAATTGCAGATTTTTCACTTCCATACATCTGTTGTACTCCAAAAATTGATGTTAAATTAACTTTACCAGATCCTGTAATTTGTTCTAAAGCTGCTCCTGTACCTTTTACAGTATTCCCGATGAATGGAGATGTAAGAGCTGTTATTGATGGCCGATTAATCGAAGGTATAGATATAATAGATGGTAAGTATTTTTTCAATCCTACATTAGTAAATTCAGACTTTTATAATCAGGACATCAGCTTTACGGTTAACGGAAAAATGACCGACTGTACGATCAGAGTGATTCCACAATCGTTTATGAAGGTAGATGTAGAGTCTGTTACTCCAACTGAAGATTCAACAGGAACAACCGTGAAATTTAAAATTTCAGAATTAGGCTTTAAAGATTACACCTATACCTGGGATTTCTGGGATAATGGTAATTGGGTTAATTTAAACCCAGACTCGGAAGGTTTTGTTACTTACGTTTTCCGTGATCTGAATCCGGATGTTATTCCAACAATAAAAGTAGATGTGAGTCTTAATGGATGTATTCAAAACATCGCTCTAGATGATTGGTACAAAGAAACTCCAGTTCAGTTAAGGTTGTCAAAAGATGTTATTTGTTCTACATCTCCTTCCATACCTTTTATGGTATCTCCTGAGAATGGAGTTGTAAAAGCCGATGTTGTTGGTGGAGGTGTAGAAATAAAGGATGGAAAATATGTCTTCAATCCTCAATTAGTAAATGTAAGTTTACATGGTCTGGTAATTAATTTTACTGTAAACGATAAACCAACCAGTTGTAGTATTAAAGTTAATACGCAGCCAGAAGTTAGTATCAGTGTTGTTTCTGCGGCTTATCCAACTGGAAGCTCAAATCAAACTGAGGTTAAATTTTATATTTCAGGAAATCCTTTTAAAAACTTTACTTACAGTTGGGATTTCTTGGGTAATGATCATTGGGAAACTCGAAATCCGGATGATAAAAGAAATGTGATCTACTCATTCTCGGATCTGAATAGAGAAAATGTTCCAATTGTAAAAGTGAAAATAAGTAACGGTGATTGTGTTCAGGATATTTTTATTAATAATGATTGGTATAATCCACCGGCACCGACAGTTACCATAGACGGTGTTGAATTTTCAAGGGATAATTGCTGCGAAAGAATTACACCTATCGTTAAAGCTGATATAAAAGGACCTATAGAATTTCCTTTGTCGAGTAAAGAAGATTTAATATTAGAAGGGATAGGAGAAGGTCCTTCAACATTGATCTATTCTTGGGCTAAAATAAAAGGACCAAAAGTAACACTTGTTGGTGCTAATCAAGCTAATCTGACAGTTAAAAATTTAGTTGCTGAAAATTATGCATTCCAACTTACAGTTCTTAATCTTGAAAGTGGAGTATTTGCCAAAAAAGAAATAGGAGTGAGGGTATATTCTGATGACAGATAA
- a CDS encoding Ig-like domain-containing protein gives MNAKLNNITTQYRKFNPSQVLTEGQLNEFIDYFEDQDRLSRTRLSGVGVVCGFKSTFIDLIAYPEMMMEKALESDTSLLHTLEIKQGVGVTTDGDLVTLRQKGATSSEATIDFAAKNYKYYREYIDKYEYKHFRIDGQQISLLELVTEEEYKALGTNTEGFKLLTDLSKAIYNKVIILYLESYSNEENPCQDADCDNAGAEQVSNLKVLLADAGSVANLIAKGDAKDTIYKAHNAYEELFNGLPKVEAKRVILDATVKTALDLKSRFQSATNTAVKLSSGFGSIADMFKVSVNLGGQTLINKLNSLFENTSPRLEDYQYRYDLQKDLIDTYNEIKGLILHLDVDCCPNINSFPKHLLLGSVGAKLKVGDHNRLRHSFYNSPVTTNDDEHYERIIMLANRFVQKINGFQAYIGPIKITPSRLDVRLGDKAIPYYYNVNKPLLTQWNFEKTKTDRETYNLSYHTTNLSREDFVQNPLDYNIDDNDFYRIEGHLGMPFETAYQNINDLKRQYGLAFDVMVLFLNKDEKSDAVEKAIATEVKTVSIEGLRKQLMSISSDISKERTDSKSALLSLSKLDSQLKLLNKVDFARAADPTKEEVTIVKEDPRKEEITSELLSDFLERKSGLEHLAGVERGGAFVLICGSTTNNQVLADFSLPYLCCSKEKPNVPPIALDDKASCMLGKTVVIPVLSNDYDADNDILTVVKKSNPSYGTVVLNNDNTFTYTHDGSSNLLDSFTYCVNDGRDDSNIATVFISVKSAPVAINDHATTQIRGYVDIAVKDNDYDLGNTPLTVFIKTQPTYGTATLNGDGTIKYTHNGASNTTDSFTYYINDGELDSNIATVTITIAPPPCDSGMDVVFIFDYTGSMSSQIGAAKAGANSIISTIATQSGSKAYRLGLVLADEYGSGTASTYHTAPSYTSLPASQKFINAGVGSRFQWITAMEVMSDNNSDTFTNQLNKLNNSGAGLSLGSGYGTPEPTDMALSRVVEHNFAGTFRNNVAKYIILITDAVPGGNDDNATSLDVVEMNRLKNVCLAKSIKVIVLGSGVNEKIDGKFIWKDLADGTGGSWNSSYNASAIQSAIINGCGGTK, from the coding sequence ATGAATGCTAAATTAAATAATATAACTACCCAATATAGAAAGTTTAACCCTAGTCAGGTTTTAACGGAAGGTCAGTTAAACGAATTTATAGACTATTTCGAAGATCAGGACAGACTTTCAAGAACTCGTCTGAGCGGAGTAGGTGTGGTGTGCGGATTCAAATCGACCTTTATAGATTTAATCGCATATCCTGAAATGATGATGGAAAAAGCACTGGAATCCGATACTTCTTTACTTCATACTCTTGAAATAAAACAAGGAGTGGGAGTTACCACAGACGGAGATCTGGTAACACTTCGTCAAAAAGGAGCTACATCATCAGAAGCTACTATTGACTTTGCTGCTAAAAATTACAAGTATTATAGAGAATATATTGACAAATACGAATACAAACATTTTCGTATTGATGGTCAACAGATATCTCTGTTAGAATTGGTTACAGAGGAAGAGTACAAAGCTTTAGGCACAAATACTGAAGGTTTTAAACTTTTAACGGACCTCAGTAAAGCAATATATAATAAAGTGATCATTCTGTATTTAGAAAGTTATTCTAATGAAGAAAATCCGTGTCAGGATGCTGATTGCGACAATGCAGGAGCAGAACAGGTTTCTAATCTTAAAGTACTTTTGGCAGATGCAGGTTCTGTTGCAAATCTTATTGCAAAAGGCGATGCAAAAGACACTATTTATAAAGCTCACAATGCTTATGAGGAGCTTTTTAATGGCTTGCCAAAAGTAGAGGCAAAAAGGGTTATCCTGGATGCTACTGTTAAAACAGCATTGGATTTGAAATCAAGATTTCAAAGTGCAACGAATACTGCTGTAAAATTAAGCAGTGGCTTTGGTTCAATTGCAGATATGTTTAAAGTGAGTGTTAATCTGGGCGGACAGACATTGATTAATAAATTAAACTCTTTATTCGAAAATACATCGCCAAGATTAGAAGATTACCAATATAGATACGATTTACAAAAAGATTTAATCGATACTTATAACGAAATAAAAGGATTGATCTTACATCTTGATGTTGATTGTTGTCCAAATATAAATTCATTTCCTAAACATCTTTTGTTGGGCTCTGTTGGAGCAAAATTGAAAGTAGGAGACCATAATCGCCTTCGTCACAGTTTTTATAATTCACCGGTAACAACCAATGATGATGAACATTATGAAAGAATTATAATGCTTGCCAATCGTTTTGTACAGAAAATAAACGGATTTCAGGCGTACATCGGACCAATTAAAATCACGCCTTCTCGTCTTGATGTAAGATTGGGTGATAAAGCAATTCCATATTACTATAATGTAAACAAACCATTATTGACTCAATGGAATTTCGAAAAAACGAAAACTGATAGAGAAACTTATAATTTAAGCTATCATACCACCAATTTGTCTAGAGAGGATTTTGTTCAAAATCCGTTAGATTATAATATTGATGACAACGATTTCTATAGAATTGAAGGTCATTTGGGAATGCCTTTTGAAACGGCATATCAAAACATCAATGATCTTAAAAGACAATACGGGTTGGCTTTTGATGTCATGGTATTGTTTTTAAATAAAGATGAAAAAAGTGATGCTGTAGAAAAAGCAATTGCTACTGAGGTAAAAACGGTTTCGATAGAAGGTCTTAGAAAGCAGCTGATGTCGATTTCTAGTGATATTAGTAAAGAAAGAACCGATTCTAAAAGTGCTTTACTAAGCTTATCTAAATTAGACAGCCAGTTAAAGTTGTTAAATAAAGTTGATTTTGCAAGAGCTGCAGATCCAACAAAAGAAGAGGTAACTATTGTAAAAGAAGATCCTAGAAAAGAAGAAATTACAAGTGAACTTTTAAGCGACTTTTTAGAAAGAAAATCAGGATTAGAGCACTTAGCAGGTGTAGAACGAGGCGGAGCTTTTGTTTTAATTTGCGGATCAACTACCAATAATCAGGTTCTTGCAGATTTCTCATTGCCTTACTTGTGTTGTTCTAAAGAAAAACCAAATGTTCCACCTATTGCTCTTGATGATAAAGCTTCTTGTATGCTTGGTAAAACAGTAGTTATCCCAGTGCTGAGTAATGATTACGATGCGGATAATGACATTTTAACTGTTGTTAAAAAATCAAATCCATCTTACGGAACGGTTGTTTTAAACAATGATAATACGTTCACTTATACCCATGATGGTTCGTCTAATCTTTTAGACTCATTTACCTATTGTGTTAATGATGGTAGAGATGACAGTAATATTGCAACGGTATTTATCAGTGTTAAATCTGCTCCGGTAGCAATCAATGACCATGCTACAACACAAATTAGAGGATACGTTGATATTGCAGTTAAAGATAATGATTACGATTTAGGAAATACTCCATTAACTGTATTTATTAAAACACAACCAACTTATGGAACAGCAACTCTGAATGGTGATGGTACAATTAAATACACGCACAATGGTGCATCAAACACTACAGACTCATTTACCTATTATATAAACGATGGTGAATTAGACAGTAATATTGCAACAGTTACAATCACTATTGCACCTCCTCCATGTGATTCGGGTATGGATGTAGTATTTATATTTGATTATACAGGTAGTATGTCATCTCAAATTGGAGCTGCTAAAGCTGGAGCAAATAGTATTATATCAACTATCGCAACACAATCTGGTAGTAAAGCTTATAGATTGGGTCTTGTATTGGCAGACGAATACGGTTCGGGAACCGCTTCTACTTATCATACTGCACCGTCTTATACAAGCTTACCTGCATCTCAGAAATTTATAAATGCTGGAGTGGGTTCAAGATTCCAATGGATAACAGCTATGGAAGTAATGTCTGACAATAACAGTGACACTTTTACTAATCAGCTTAATAAATTGAATAATTCGGGAGCAGGATTGAGCCTTGGATCTGGATACGGAACTCCGGAACCAACAGATATGGCACTAAGCAGAGTTGTGGAACACAATTTTGCCGGAACATTTAGAAATAATGTAGCAAAATATATTATACTAATAACAGATGCTGTTCCTGGAGGGAATGATGATAATGCAACCAGTCTGGATGTTGTAGAAATGAACAGATTGAAAAATGTATGTCTAGCAAAATCAATTAAAGTTATTGTACTGGGAAGTGGTGTTAATGAAAAAATAGACGGTAAATTTATTTGGAAAGATTTGGCTGATGGTACAGGTGGTTCTTGGAACTCAAGCTATAATGCAAGCGCTATTCAATCTGCAATTATAAATGGTTGTGGGGGTACAAAATAA